A section of the Pseudovibrio sp. M1P-2-3 genome encodes:
- a CDS encoding cytochrome c-type biogenesis protein — MKRLVFSAVASFFLLFGGAAYAVNPNERLDDPALEQRARDLSLEIRCVVCQNQSIDDSNAELAKDLRLLVRERLVKGDSDAQVLDFLVSRYGEFILLKPRFAPHTWVLWGAGPAILLIGGGLLVYVARRRRKSDATPQKTGPAELTDEEKKELEKLFNQE, encoded by the coding sequence ATGAAACGTCTTGTTTTTTCTGCTGTTGCCAGTTTTTTCCTGTTGTTTGGTGGTGCAGCCTATGCTGTGAACCCGAATGAACGGCTGGATGACCCTGCTTTGGAACAAAGGGCGAGAGACCTTTCTCTGGAGATCCGCTGTGTGGTTTGCCAAAACCAGTCCATTGACGATTCCAACGCGGAGCTTGCAAAGGATCTGCGCCTTCTGGTTCGTGAGCGCCTTGTTAAAGGTGACAGTGACGCACAGGTTCTGGACTTTCTTGTTTCCCGTTATGGTGAGTTCATTTTGCTCAAGCCCCGCTTTGCGCCCCACACATGGGTGCTTTGGGGGGCAGGGCCTGCCATATTGCTGATTGGTGGGGGCTTGCTGGTTTATGTAGCGCGCAGGCGCAGGAAAAGCGATGCAACCCCGCAAAAAACAGGCCCGGCAGAGCTGACTGATGAAGAAAAGAAAGAATTGGAGAAGCTGTTTAACCAAGAGTAA
- a CDS encoding heme lyase CcmF/NrfE family subunit, with product MIIELGHYALILALVVSLIQSVFPVWGAIKKDERLMAMAPPLAIASFLLVLLSFAALTWAYLNSDFSVLNVYENSHSDKPLIYKISGVWGNHEGSVLLWVLILTLFGALVAGFSRNIPRQLRAATIGVQGWVSLAFISFVTLASSPFSRVANPPMQGQDLNPMLQDVGLAIHPPLLYVGYVGFSIVFAFATAALLLGRIDAAWARWVRPWVLLSWIFLTLGIAMGSYWAYYELGWGGWWFWDPVENASFMPWLTGTALLHSAIVMEKRNALKVWTVFLAIVTFSLSLLGTFLVRSGVLTSVHAFAVDPERGLYILTILMIFIGGSLSLFAWRAPLLKQGGIFAPISREGGLVFNNLFLTTATAVVFFGTLYPLVLEIITGDKISVGAPFFNLTFGPLMVPVMLAIPFGQMLAWKRGDLKGVSQRLTGAFVLAIIAAGLLNWYYGNTGFLTALAIGIAFWVIVGSVFDILDRVKFRKVGFARGMSRLKGLPLTAWSAAFGHMGFGLVALGIVTVSAFQTEMVQVLYPGDKLNVSGYEVSYDGSADQRGPNYVERIAHFTVSKDGEAVREMTPAKRVYNASGRPMSETSIATFGLSQIYFAVGDYNEKGGVVTRIYEKPMITLIWFGCFVMAFAGLIAFCDRRLRVGAPVPARKVRLNASPAVAE from the coding sequence ATGATTATTGAACTTGGCCACTACGCTTTGATTTTAGCGTTGGTGGTGTCTTTGATACAGTCTGTCTTTCCCGTTTGGGGGGCTATAAAGAAAGACGAGCGGCTCATGGCTATGGCGCCGCCGCTTGCAATTGCTTCGTTTCTTTTGGTTCTCCTATCGTTTGCGGCGCTCACATGGGCTTACCTGAACTCGGATTTCTCGGTTCTGAATGTCTATGAGAACTCCCATTCCGATAAACCCTTGATCTACAAGATATCCGGGGTTTGGGGGAACCATGAGGGGTCCGTTCTGCTTTGGGTTCTCATCCTCACCTTATTCGGGGCGCTTGTTGCTGGTTTCAGCCGCAATATTCCGCGCCAGCTTCGGGCAGCGACCATTGGTGTACAGGGCTGGGTGTCCTTGGCGTTCATCTCCTTTGTAACACTCGCCTCCAGTCCGTTTTCCCGTGTTGCTAATCCGCCAATGCAGGGGCAAGACCTGAACCCTATGTTGCAAGATGTGGGCTTAGCTATTCACCCGCCTTTGCTCTATGTTGGCTATGTGGGCTTTTCCATTGTGTTTGCCTTTGCAACGGCGGCTCTTCTTTTGGGGCGCATTGACGCGGCATGGGCGCGCTGGGTTCGCCCTTGGGTTCTGCTTTCTTGGATTTTTCTCACCCTTGGCATCGCCATGGGCTCCTACTGGGCTTACTACGAGCTGGGCTGGGGTGGCTGGTGGTTCTGGGATCCAGTTGAGAACGCCTCGTTCATGCCATGGCTCACCGGAACAGCCCTGCTGCACTCTGCCATTGTCATGGAAAAACGCAATGCCTTGAAAGTGTGGACTGTATTTCTGGCGATTGTTACATTTTCGTTGTCGCTTTTGGGTACGTTCCTTGTGCGCTCCGGTGTTCTTACATCCGTTCACGCCTTTGCAGTGGACCCAGAACGCGGCCTTTATATCCTCACGATCCTGATGATATTCATTGGCGGCTCGCTCTCCTTGTTTGCCTGGCGTGCACCATTGCTTAAACAAGGCGGAATTTTCGCACCTATCAGCCGTGAAGGCGGTTTGGTGTTCAACAACCTGTTCCTGACCACGGCAACAGCCGTTGTGTTTTTTGGAACGCTGTACCCCTTGGTTCTGGAGATTATCACCGGAGATAAGATCTCCGTTGGTGCGCCGTTCTTCAACCTCACATTCGGGCCGTTGATGGTGCCGGTGATGCTGGCGATACCCTTCGGGCAGATGCTGGCATGGAAGCGTGGTGATCTAAAAGGTGTTTCCCAACGCCTGACGGGGGCATTTGTTCTCGCGATTATCGCAGCAGGTCTTTTGAACTGGTATTATGGGAACACCGGTTTCCTAACTGCTCTGGCTATCGGTATTGCTTTTTGGGTAATCGTGGGTTCGGTTTTTGATATTCTGGACCGCGTCAAATTCCGCAAAGTAGGTTTTGCTCGCGGTATGAGCCGCCTGAAAGGACTACCGTTAACAGCTTGGTCCGCAGCTTTTGGGCACATGGGTTTTGGCTTGGTGGCACTTGGAATTGTGACCGTATCTGCATTCCAGACGGAAATGGTTCAGGTTCTTTATCCCGGAGATAAGTTGAATGTCTCTGGCTATGAAGTGTCCTATGATGGCAGCGCCGACCAGCGGGGCCCGAACTATGTGGAACGTATTGCCCACTTTACAGTGAGTAAGGATGGTGAGGCTGTTCGTGAAATGACGCCTGCCAAGCGGGTCTATAATGCCAGCGGCCGACCTATGAGTGAAACCTCTATCGCCACTTTCGGCCTGTCACAGATCTATTTTGCGGTAGGCGATTACAACGAGAAAGGCGGCGTGGTGACACGCATCTATGAAAAGCCGATGATCACGCTTATCTGGTTCGGCTGTTTTGTGATGGCCTTTGCTGGACTTATTGCCTTTTGTGATCGTAGATTACGTGTGGGAGCGCCGGTTCCCGCCCGCAAAGTACGATTGAACGCCAGTCCGGCGGTAGCGGAGTAA
- the ccmE gene encoding cytochrome c maturation protein CcmE, with amino-acid sequence MTRKQRRLTLIGLAGVVLAGAAGLILFALDDQIAFFQSPSDIAANKIEQGKRIRLGGLVEDGSLENGEGGTVTFIVTDNASTVPVSYTGILPDLFREGQGIVAEGYVNKQGTFVADQVLAKHDENYMPKEVYEALKEQDHLYDEQQTGS; translated from the coding sequence ATGACACGTAAACAACGAAGACTAACGCTGATTGGACTGGCTGGAGTGGTTCTGGCTGGCGCGGCCGGATTGATCCTGTTTGCTCTGGATGACCAGATCGCCTTTTTCCAGTCGCCCTCTGATATTGCTGCCAATAAGATTGAGCAGGGAAAGCGTATCCGCCTTGGGGGGCTGGTTGAAGATGGTTCCTTGGAAAATGGCGAGGGTGGCACCGTTACCTTTATTGTAACTGACAACGCCTCGACTGTACCCGTGAGTTATACGGGCATTCTTCCTGATCTGTTCCGTGAAGGCCAAGGCATCGTTGCTGAAGGCTATGTGAACAAGCAAGGCACTTTTGTAGCGGACCAAGTGCTTGCCAAGCACGATGAAAACTACATGCCAAAAGAAGTTTATGAAGCCCTTAAAGAGCAAGACCACCTTTATGACGAACAGCAGACTGGCAGCTAA
- the ccmI gene encoding c-type cytochrome biogenesis protein CcmI produces MIFWILLALLTVGVALAALLPFTKKLPQGGYERNDEAVFKQQLEEIDRDCERGVIKPEMAEAARIEVSRRLLAAHKQNSDKTGGSSSEEGGILAKVSVAVVMPLVAIGLYLGLGTPNYADQPLEKRLAQAPNKMSVSELIARTEQHLASNPKDVQGWKVIAPVYSRTGQYGKAATAYRNILALEGEQPDFQIALAETLVFQSGGDVTEEAFKLFQKANEARPDDIKIRFYLALGLGQLGKTQEAIDAWQAILAQANGDEGWIPAAKAELATLQEIDIATKGPTAADMEAAGQLNAKERTLMIEGMVSQLEERLSVEGGSVEEWGKLMRAQQVLGRDDEALETFEKALKVFQDDTSAIAALNTQAVELGIKTQKAE; encoded by the coding sequence ATGATTTTCTGGATACTACTTGCTCTGCTAACCGTTGGTGTTGCGCTTGCCGCACTGCTTCCGTTTACGAAAAAACTGCCGCAAGGCGGTTATGAAAGAAACGATGAAGCTGTTTTCAAACAGCAGCTTGAAGAAATCGATCGCGACTGTGAACGCGGTGTGATTAAGCCTGAAATGGCCGAGGCGGCTCGTATCGAGGTCTCGCGCCGGTTGCTTGCAGCCCACAAACAGAACTCGGACAAAACCGGAGGGAGCTCTTCAGAAGAAGGGGGGATCCTTGCGAAAGTCAGCGTTGCTGTGGTGATGCCTTTGGTTGCTATTGGTTTGTATCTGGGGTTGGGTACTCCCAATTATGCCGATCAGCCGCTGGAAAAGCGCCTTGCGCAGGCACCAAATAAAATGAGTGTTTCTGAACTGATTGCGCGCACAGAACAGCACCTAGCAAGTAATCCAAAGGATGTGCAGGGCTGGAAAGTGATCGCGCCTGTTTATTCGCGAACAGGCCAGTATGGCAAAGCGGCGACAGCTTACCGAAACATTCTCGCTTTGGAAGGGGAGCAGCCGGATTTCCAGATTGCCTTGGCAGAAACTTTGGTGTTCCAAAGTGGCGGGGATGTCACCGAGGAAGCTTTCAAGCTGTTCCAAAAAGCGAACGAAGCCCGTCCTGATGACATAAAAATACGTTTCTATCTTGCGCTTGGTTTGGGCCAGCTTGGCAAAACACAAGAGGCGATCGATGCTTGGCAGGCCATTTTGGCTCAGGCAAATGGTGATGAAGGCTGGATACCTGCTGCAAAAGCCGAGCTTGCCACACTTCAGGAAATTGATATTGCCACAAAAGGGCCAACAGCTGCGGATATGGAAGCCGCCGGTCAACTGAACGCGAAAGAGCGTACCTTGATGATCGAGGGTATGGTTTCCCAACTTGAAGAGCGTCTGTCTGTGGAAGGCGGCAGCGTGGAAGAGTGGGGCAAACTGATGCGGGCGCAGCAGGTTCTTGGCAGAGATGATGAGGCGCTGGAAACTTTTGAAAAAGCTCTGAAGGTTTTTCAAGATGATACAAGTGCGATTGCGGCGTTGAACACGCAGGCAGTAGAGCTGGGCATTAAAACACAAAAAGCAGAATAA
- a CDS encoding ATP-binding protein, translating into MAAKLPISLAWRLVLVAGAWASMALFVAGWILVGLFENAGVQALDERLDVHMTSIVRSIAQNPQGSLKEPSNLGEARFQLPLSGWYWSIRDKTASGTILFDSPSLFGDTLSLPPARRGEAKARFIKGPSGQELRLLERKINFPERGDLVIAVAGSTRELGESTASFAKQAALTLGVLGLGLIGAIVLQVRFGLLPVTRLKASLSAVRRGSSQNIDEDMPKELKPLAVELNALIRSNEQIVEHARTQVGNLAHGLKTPLAVIANEARTSKGPFADHVEKQAELMRTQITTYLERARMAAQRRVIGVSTPVEPVVSRLTNAMEKIYRHKDLEFSVHIESALLFRGESADLEEILGNLLDNACKWCAHRVTVSAQKSTSQNGEREMFEISVADDGPGLSEEQRKKALKRGQRLDETTPGTGLGLSIVSDLTSIYGGSVELERSELGGLYVRIFLPALAENSSS; encoded by the coding sequence ATGGCAGCGAAACTTCCCATTTCGCTGGCGTGGCGGCTGGTGCTGGTTGCCGGTGCATGGGCGAGTATGGCTCTATTTGTAGCTGGCTGGATACTGGTGGGCCTGTTTGAAAATGCCGGTGTGCAAGCGCTTGATGAGCGGTTGGATGTGCACATGACGTCCATTGTCCGTTCAATTGCGCAAAACCCGCAGGGCTCCTTGAAAGAACCTAGCAATCTGGGGGAAGCGCGGTTTCAGTTGCCCCTTTCCGGCTGGTATTGGAGCATTCGCGACAAAACGGCGTCGGGTACCATTTTGTTTGATAGCCCTTCTTTGTTTGGAGATACCCTTTCGCTTCCCCCCGCACGAAGGGGAGAGGCCAAAGCGCGCTTTATCAAAGGCCCTTCCGGGCAGGAACTGCGGCTACTGGAGCGTAAGATCAACTTTCCCGAGCGTGGGGATCTGGTGATTGCGGTAGCTGGAAGTACGAGGGAGCTGGGGGAGAGTACGGCCTCCTTTGCCAAGCAGGCGGCGTTGACACTGGGCGTTTTAGGGCTGGGACTCATCGGGGCTATTGTTTTGCAAGTACGCTTTGGCCTATTGCCTGTTACCCGGTTGAAAGCATCGCTCAGTGCGGTTCGGCGCGGCTCTTCCCAAAATATCGACGAGGATATGCCAAAGGAACTCAAGCCTTTGGCTGTTGAGTTGAATGCCTTGATCCGCTCCAACGAGCAGATTGTGGAGCATGCCCGCACTCAGGTGGGCAACCTTGCCCACGGTTTGAAAACGCCTCTGGCGGTGATTGCCAATGAGGCGCGTACCTCAAAGGGACCGTTTGCAGATCATGTTGAAAAACAGGCGGAGCTGATGCGCACCCAGATAACCACTTATCTGGAGAGGGCACGAATGGCAGCCCAAAGGCGGGTGATTGGAGTTTCCACCCCTGTGGAGCCGGTGGTTTCACGGCTGACCAACGCCATGGAGAAGATTTATCGTCACAAGGACCTAGAGTTTTCGGTCCATATAGAATCAGCCCTGCTATTTAGGGGGGAAAGCGCGGATCTGGAGGAAATCCTTGGAAACCTTCTGGATAACGCCTGTAAGTGGTGTGCCCACAGGGTCACAGTGAGCGCGCAAAAAAGCACTTCACAAAATGGTGAGCGGGAAATGTTTGAAATTTCTGTGGCAGATGACGGCCCCGGATTGAGCGAAGAACAGCGCAAAAAAGCGCTGAAGCGCGGCCAGCGTTTGGATGAAACAACTCCTGGAACTGGGCTTGGCCTCTCCATTGTTTCTGATCTTACAAGTATTTATGGCGGTTCGGTTGAATTGGAGCGCAGTGAGCTTGGAGGGCTATACGTCAGAATTTTCCTACCGGCTCTTGCGGAAAACTCATCAAGCTGA
- a CDS encoding response regulator transcription factor → MRVLVVEDDADLNRQLCDALEDAGYVTDKAFDGEEAHFLGDTEPYDAVVLDIGLPQMDGLSVLERWRRDGRSMPVLILTARDRWSDKVAGIDAGADDYVAKPFHMEEVLARVRALVRRAAGHASNEIAIGDVLLDVRAGKVTNAGQAVKLTSHEFRLVSYLMHHKGRVISRSELVEHLYDQDFDRDSNTIEVFIGRLRKKFGGNFIETVRGLGYRVQEDAA, encoded by the coding sequence ATGCGGGTACTTGTTGTTGAAGATGATGCGGATCTGAACCGCCAGCTTTGCGACGCGCTGGAAGATGCGGGCTATGTGACCGATAAAGCCTTTGACGGGGAAGAGGCGCACTTTCTTGGCGATACGGAACCCTATGACGCTGTTGTGCTGGATATCGGCCTGCCGCAAATGGATGGCCTCTCCGTTCTGGAGCGCTGGCGGCGCGACGGGCGGTCCATGCCGGTACTGATTCTCACTGCTCGCGACCGCTGGAGCGACAAAGTGGCTGGCATTGATGCGGGCGCCGATGATTATGTGGCAAAGCCCTTCCACATGGAAGAAGTGTTGGCAAGAGTGCGCGCACTCGTGCGCCGCGCCGCAGGGCACGCCTCCAACGAAATTGCCATTGGCGATGTGCTGCTGGACGTGCGGGCGGGTAAAGTGACCAATGCAGGGCAGGCCGTAAAGCTGACCAGCCATGAGTTTCGTCTTGTTTCCTATCTTATGCACCACAAGGGACGGGTGATTTCGCGCAGTGAACTTGTCGAGCACCTTTACGATCAGGACTTTGACCGGGATTCCAATACCATTGAGGTGTTTATAGGCCGTCTGCGCAAAAAGTTTGGTGGCAATTTCATTGAGACCGTGCGCGGCCTTGGCTACCGTGTTCAAGAAGATGCAGCCTGA
- a CDS encoding PepSY domain-containing protein, whose translation MRKCLFALILATSLGAGEAAANCLSSQQTRTAIANGQARALGSLGIKGQIVSAKLCTGGRGLVYVLSVLRKGQVRTVKVDAKTGRRL comes from the coding sequence TTGCGGAAGTGCCTGTTTGCTCTCATTCTTGCCACATCTTTAGGGGCAGGTGAGGCCGCTGCAAACTGCCTTTCATCACAGCAGACACGCACCGCCATAGCAAATGGGCAAGCGCGAGCGCTTGGTTCTTTGGGTATAAAGGGCCAGATTGTTTCGGCAAAGCTGTGCACAGGCGGACGGGGGCTGGTTTATGTACTGTCTGTGCTGCGTAAAGGGCAGGTGCGCACTGTGAAAGTGGATGCAAAGACCGGTCGCCGGCTGTGA
- a CDS encoding baseplate multidomain protein megatron, with amino-acid sequence MSTMILSGVGSVVGGMLGGPVGASIGQALGAVAGSYIDQELFGEDTVISDGKLGDMNLQTSAEGRALPFVYGRVRISGEIIWATRYEEVVTKESQGGKSAGPSTTVEEHSYFCNFALALCEGEIACVRRIWADGKLLDTSGLTMRVYTGSLNQLPDPLIEAKQGQAPAYRGTAYVVFERMPLADYGNRIPQLSFEVVRVVEPLEEMVKAVTLIPAAGEFIYDTKEVLSRSSSKATKTLNRHLAFGGTDWSNALDELQALCPNLESVALVVSWFGDDLRCGHCAIRPKVVSDIRETLPHEWQVAGLERSQAEAVSYIDGSASFGGTPSDASVIRAIKDLRARGLSVMLYPFILMDIPAGNGLPDPYGRAEQAAFPWRGRITTSLSYGQTGSPQRTSAAESEVSSFLGNGDDWRYCRFISHYAELAEEAGGVDAFLIGSELVGMTRVLGEGNGFPFVEGLKTLLLDVRAILRGETKLSYAADWSEYASYTPEEGELYFPLDPLWASDALDFIGIDNYLPLADSREEDAVQDRYSLEALQGGVTTGEYYDWYYASEADRTSKTRSVISDGAYSKPWVYRAKDIAGFWGNTHFERIGGVEKGSPTDWVPQSKPIWFTETGVPAVHMGANQPNVFYDPKSSESHFPHFSNGVRDDLIQRRSLEALLNAWEGGHPDTPLGQMDMPLSPLYNGPMVQSGSTFLWTWDARPYPAFPAFSSVWHDGGNWERGHWLNGRLGTCSTKGLLKALALDFGIPADILRFEELPEQVDGFVASGPNALRTHMEPLLQALGGVASDTGTQVAFTPRWEKRAPATSTPLGLGDLLEGDEGKAPVSLQRKQASELPAELRLTAYDPLSDYAGLSVSSRRLEGAGQRVVTQTLSVCAGRERLTRLAQKQLQSLWQERDVASFKLSMRFLGLVAGSIVELGQDVLPDGAETALYRIERLEMAEGLEVEAIRLGGMLLTSGRSGSLEDADAPSFGGERVGPPSVLLADLPFLSQSLNGNGEPMVAVAANPWPGQVDLFRMMGTQSAKAVLSINSPSTFGQTLSDLGAGPLWRWDRSNFVDVELVYGELATLSEAEVLAGENVCAVRGASGAWELLQFTNAELIGQGTYRLRGFLRGQQGTEKQALAGTPAGADFLLLNENVNALPWSTDMLELEQSLRFVPKGEALDSPFVTDRVFMAEGQALKPLSPVHMKVDQQLADDLLFSWVRRVRLNGDSWVPADLPVHEEQEVYAISIKTQQGAVLRQTQVLEPSFIYSRDAQLEDTGGSEAELVLSLRQLSASVGAGEEASLEFKVLAQI; translated from the coding sequence ATGTCCACGATGATCCTTTCAGGAGTTGGCTCTGTTGTCGGGGGTATGCTGGGCGGACCCGTTGGGGCCTCCATCGGGCAGGCGCTGGGCGCGGTGGCTGGGTCTTATATCGATCAGGAGCTTTTTGGTGAAGACACTGTCATTTCCGATGGCAAACTGGGAGATATGAACCTGCAAACCTCGGCGGAGGGGCGGGCGCTGCCGTTTGTGTATGGGCGGGTGCGTATTTCCGGTGAGATCATCTGGGCCACCCGCTATGAGGAGGTGGTTACCAAGGAAAGTCAGGGCGGCAAAAGCGCGGGGCCCTCCACCACGGTTGAGGAGCACAGCTACTTTTGCAACTTCGCATTGGCGCTTTGTGAAGGGGAGATTGCCTGTGTGCGCCGCATATGGGCCGATGGCAAACTGCTCGATACCTCCGGCCTCACCATGCGCGTTTACACCGGAAGTTTGAACCAGCTTCCCGATCCGTTGATTGAAGCCAAACAAGGGCAGGCTCCGGCCTATCGCGGCACTGCCTATGTGGTTTTTGAGCGTATGCCGCTGGCTGATTATGGCAACCGCATTCCCCAACTCTCCTTTGAGGTGGTGCGGGTGGTGGAGCCGCTGGAGGAAATGGTTAAGGCTGTCACCCTCATCCCTGCTGCCGGTGAGTTTATCTATGACACCAAAGAGGTGCTGAGCCGTTCTTCCTCCAAGGCCACAAAGACCTTGAACCGGCATCTGGCGTTTGGCGGGACAGACTGGAGCAACGCGTTGGATGAGTTGCAGGCACTGTGCCCCAACCTTGAAAGTGTCGCCTTGGTAGTGAGCTGGTTCGGGGATGACCTGCGTTGCGGGCACTGTGCCATTCGCCCCAAGGTGGTGAGTGACATACGCGAGACGCTGCCCCATGAGTGGCAGGTGGCGGGCCTTGAGAGATCTCAGGCCGAGGCGGTCTCCTATATTGATGGCTCCGCCAGCTTTGGGGGGACGCCGAGCGATGCCTCTGTTATTCGGGCAATCAAAGATTTGAGGGCACGCGGCCTTTCTGTGATGCTCTACCCCTTTATCTTGATGGATATTCCTGCAGGCAACGGCCTGCCAGACCCCTATGGACGAGCCGAGCAAGCGGCTTTCCCATGGCGGGGGCGCATAACGACCTCATTGTCCTATGGGCAGACTGGCTCGCCCCAACGCACCAGTGCCGCTGAGAGTGAGGTCTCCTCTTTCCTAGGGAATGGAGATGACTGGCGCTATTGCCGTTTCATTTCCCATTATGCGGAACTTGCGGAAGAAGCGGGCGGGGTGGATGCGTTTCTTATTGGTTCTGAACTGGTGGGCATGACGCGGGTTTTGGGGGAAGGGAATGGATTTCCGTTTGTAGAGGGGCTCAAAACTCTCCTGCTGGATGTACGGGCCATTTTGCGCGGGGAGACAAAACTCTCCTATGCGGCGGACTGGAGCGAATATGCCAGCTACACGCCAGAGGAGGGAGAGCTGTATTTTCCTCTTGATCCGCTTTGGGCAAGTGATGCGCTCGATTTTATCGGCATTGACAACTACTTGCCCCTTGCGGACAGCCGTGAGGAGGATGCCGTGCAGGACCGCTATAGTCTGGAAGCTCTGCAAGGTGGTGTGACAACGGGTGAATACTATGACTGGTATTATGCCAGCGAGGCGGACCGGACCTCTAAAACGCGTAGCGTGATCAGCGACGGGGCCTATAGCAAGCCTTGGGTGTACCGCGCCAAGGACATTGCGGGATTTTGGGGAAATACTCATTTTGAGCGGATTGGCGGGGTGGAGAAGGGCAGCCCCACCGATTGGGTGCCCCAATCCAAACCGATCTGGTTTACGGAAACGGGAGTGCCTGCTGTGCATATGGGTGCGAACCAGCCCAATGTGTTTTACGACCCCAAATCCTCCGAGAGCCATTTCCCGCACTTTTCCAATGGAGTACGGGATGACCTGATCCAACGTCGCTCCCTGGAAGCCCTGTTGAATGCGTGGGAAGGTGGGCACCCGGATACGCCGCTGGGCCAGATGGATATGCCCCTGTCCCCTCTCTACAACGGACCGATGGTGCAAAGTGGCAGCACGTTTTTGTGGACATGGGATGCTCGCCCGTACCCGGCTTTTCCCGCATTCTCCAGCGTGTGGCATGATGGCGGCAACTGGGAACGGGGGCATTGGCTGAACGGACGGCTGGGTACGTGCAGTACAAAAGGCTTGCTGAAGGCGCTGGCGCTCGACTTTGGCATTCCCGCTGATATTTTGCGCTTTGAAGAGCTGCCTGAGCAAGTGGATGGTTTTGTGGCCTCCGGCCCCAACGCCCTGCGTACCCACATGGAACCTTTGCTGCAAGCCTTGGGGGGTGTGGCCAGTGACACGGGAACGCAGGTTGCCTTTACGCCTCGCTGGGAAAAGCGCGCACCCGCGACAAGTACCCCTTTGGGGCTTGGGGACCTTCTGGAAGGGGACGAGGGGAAAGCTCCTGTTTCCCTGCAGCGCAAGCAAGCCAGTGAACTGCCTGCCGAGTTGCGCCTCACCGCCTATGACCCTCTTTCCGATTATGCAGGTCTTTCTGTTTCCTCCCGCCGTCTGGAAGGCGCGGGGCAGCGGGTGGTGACACAGACTTTGAGTGTTTGTGCTGGTCGTGAGCGGCTGACCCGCCTTGCCCAGAAGCAGCTGCAAAGTCTGTGGCAGGAGCGGGATGTGGCTTCTTTCAAACTTTCCATGCGCTTCCTCGGCCTTGTGGCAGGGAGCATTGTGGAACTGGGGCAAGACGTGCTGCCAGACGGGGCTGAGACTGCTCTTTACCGCATTGAGCGGCTGGAGATGGCGGAGGGGCTGGAGGTGGAAGCTATACGCCTTGGCGGGATGCTTCTTACGTCGGGAAGATCCGGCAGCCTTGAAGACGCTGATGCCCCTTCATTTGGCGGTGAGCGCGTTGGTCCGCCCTCTGTTCTACTTGCCGACCTTCCGTTTCTCTCCCAGTCCCTCAATGGAAACGGGGAACCTATGGTCGCAGTTGCGGCTAACCCGTGGCCGGGGCAGGTGGATCTGTTTCGTATGATGGGCACCCAATCGGCAAAGGCCGTCTTGTCCATAAACTCCCCTTCCACCTTCGGCCAAACACTCTCAGATTTGGGCGCGGGGCCCCTGTGGCGGTGGGACCGTAGCAACTTTGTGGATGTGGAGCTGGTTTATGGCGAGCTCGCCACTCTTAGCGAAGCAGAAGTTCTTGCCGGTGAAAATGTATGCGCAGTACGCGGCGCCAGTGGGGCTTGGGAACTTCTGCAATTTACCAATGCGGAGTTGATCGGGCAGGGCACCTACCGGCTGCGCGGTTTCCTTCGCGGGCAACAGGGAACGGAAAAGCAAGCTTTGGCGGGCACTCCCGCAGGCGCGGACTTTTTATTGCTGAATGAGAATGTGAACGCTCTGCCGTGGTCTACGGACATGCTTGAGCTGGAACAGAGCCTGCGTTTTGTGCCCAAAGGCGAAGCGCTGGATAGCCCCTTTGTGACCGATAGAGTATTTATGGCGGAAGGGCAGGCGTTAAAGCCGCTGTCTCCCGTCCATATGAAGGTGGATCAGCAACTGGCGGACGATCTTCTTTTTTCATGGGTTCGCCGCGTGCGGTTGAATGGCGATAGCTGGGTGCCCGCTGATTTGCCAGTCCATGAGGAGCAGGAGGTTTATGCGATCAGCATAAAAACGCAGCAAGGAGCCGTGCTGCGCCAGACGCAAGTGCTGGAGCCTTCCTTTATATATAGCCGTGATGCTCAACTGGAAGATACGGGCGGGAGCGAGGCGGAACTTGTTCTCTCACTCAGGCAACTCTCCGCCAGCGTGGGCGCGGGAGAAGAGGCCTCTTTGGAGTTCAAAGTACTCGCGCAGATTTAG
- a CDS encoding NlpC/P60 family protein, which yields MADTDTIIAHARNWIGTPYRHRASKKGVGCDCLGLVRGVWRELLGHEPAPLPPYAPEWAEVSTRDTLLEAAQRFLVRAQMNVPDAGCVVLFRWREGAPCKHVGIMSGQERFIHAYDRVGTVESPLVPMWRTKIAAHFQFPLIFQ from the coding sequence ATGGCGGACACTGACACTATAATTGCCCATGCTCGGAATTGGATTGGCACACCCTACCGGCACCGTGCTTCAAAGAAAGGGGTTGGGTGTGATTGCCTTGGCCTTGTTCGCGGGGTGTGGCGGGAGCTGTTGGGCCATGAACCTGCCCCGCTGCCCCCTTATGCGCCTGAGTGGGCTGAAGTGAGCACACGCGATACCCTGCTGGAAGCCGCCCAGCGCTTTCTTGTTCGGGCACAGATGAATGTTCCAGATGCGGGGTGTGTGGTGCTGTTTCGTTGGCGCGAAGGGGCACCGTGCAAGCATGTGGGTATTATGAGCGGGCAGGAGCGGTTCATTCATGCCTATGACCGTGTGGGCACAGTGGAAAGTCCGCTTGTACCCATGTGGCGCACAAAAATTGCCGCTCATTTTCAATTTCCTTTGATCTTTCAATAA